A section of the Cuniculiplasma divulgatum genome encodes:
- a CDS encoding metalloregulator ArsR/SmtB family transcription factor, whose protein sequence is MMHPQYRSDLLRMADILKVLGDPNRLHILSLISHQELCVCEITSILNISQSNASQHLARLRSVDLVKERRNAQWIYYSLNQDAFPMIKEILESLPDISSELKKIEDLPNHQKCKI, encoded by the coding sequence ATGATGCATCCTCAGTATAGGTCTGACCTGTTAAGGATGGCGGATATACTCAAGGTACTGGGTGATCCAAACAGGCTGCACATCCTGTCACTCATAAGCCATCAGGAACTCTGCGTCTGCGAAATAACTTCCATACTCAATATATCGCAGTCAAATGCATCCCAGCACCTTGCCAGGCTGAGATCCGTTGACCTCGTAAAGGAGAGAAGAAATGCCCAGTGGATATATTATTCATTGAATCAGGATGCTTTTCCCATGATCAAGGAAATTCTGGAATCACTCCCGGATATCTCCAGTGAGTTGAAAAAGAT